The following DNA comes from Buttiauxella agrestis.
TTGGCGCGGATGACTACATTCCAAAACCGTTTAACCCGCGTGAACTGCTCGCCCGTATCCGTGCTGTTCTGCGCCGTCAGGCCAACGAACTGCCAGGTGCACCTTCCCAGGAAGAAGCGGTTATCGCGTTTGGTAAGTTTAAGCTGAACCTCGGCACCCGAGAGATGTTCCGTGAAGATGAGCCTATGCCATTAACCAGCGGCGAGTTCGCAGTGCTAAAAGCGCTGGTGAGCCATCCGCGCGAGCCGTTATCACGCGACAAACTGATGAACCTGGCCCGTGGTCGTGAATACAGTGCGATGGAACGCTCTATCGACGTACAGATTTCTCGCCTGCGCCGTATGGTCGAAGAAGATCCTGCACATCCACGCTATATCCAGACCGTATGGGGCCTGGGCTACGTATTCGTGCCGGACGGTTCCAAGGCATGAGGCGAGTCCGCTTCTCCCCCAGAAGCTCGTTTGCCCGCACGCTGTTATTGATCGTCACCTTGCTGTTTG
Coding sequences within:
- the ompR gene encoding osmolarity response regulator transcription factor OmpR — encoded protein: MQENYKILVVDDDMRLRALLERYLTEQGFQVRSVANAEQMDRLLTRESFHLMVLDLMLPGEDGLSICRRLRSQSNPMPIIMVTAKGEEVDRIVGLEIGADDYIPKPFNPRELLARIRAVLRRQANELPGAPSQEEAVIAFGKFKLNLGTREMFREDEPMPLTSGEFAVLKALVSHPREPLSRDKLMNLARGREYSAMERSIDVQISRLRRMVEEDPAHPRYIQTVWGLGYVFVPDGSKA